The Bradyrhizobium sp. CCGB01 genome segment AAGCCGGATGAGGGGTTCTTTCCGCGGAGACAGACCCCTCACCCGTCTCAATCGCGCAAAGCGCAATTGATCCACCCTCTCCCACAAGGGGAGAGGGAAAGAAGAACACCGGGAGGCAATTCAATGACCACCACCGCCATGCTGCGCGCCTTCTGCGACGCGGTCGAGCAACGCAACGGCCGAGCGTTCGCCGAGCTGTTCACCGAGGACGGTGTCTATCACGACGTGTTCTACGGCGCCTTCGAAGGCCGCTCCAAAATCGCGGCGATGGTCGACGACTGGTTCTATCGCACGGCGACCGATTTTCGCTGGGACATGCACGACCCCGTCACTGACGGCGCCACGCTCTATGCGCGCTACACCTTCAGCTATCGCTCGACCCTGCCGGAAGCGAACGGCGCGCGCGCGATGTTCGAGGGCGTCGCGATCATGACGCTGCGCGACGGCAGGATCGTCAGCTATCACGAGGTCGCCAACACCGCGCCGGCGTTTGTCGATTTGAAGTTCGCGCCGGAGCGGATCGCGAAGATCGTCGGCAAGCAGGGCGCGGAGCTCAAGGCGCGGCCGGAGATGAAGCGGCATCTGGGCTGACGGCAGAGCCCTTACGGCGGCGGTGGCTTCGCCATCGGCTTGCGCTGCGCCAGCGCCGCGACC includes the following:
- a CDS encoding nuclear transport factor 2 family protein; translated protein: MTTTAMLRAFCDAVEQRNGRAFAELFTEDGVYHDVFYGAFEGRSKIAAMVDDWFYRTATDFRWDMHDPVTDGATLYARYTFSYRSTLPEANGARAMFEGVAIMTLRDGRIVSYHEVANTAPAFVDLKFAPERIAKIVGKQGAELKARPEMKRHLG